One part of the Streptomyces nigra genome encodes these proteins:
- a CDS encoding DUF4239 domain-containing protein, producing MPEWLVLTLAMLAACGVVVIITLVRHRRAPEDEDPSETPDVIEYMTMWIGVVYAIVLGLAIAGVWEGRSAAQDHVQAEAVALHEISERVRVYPPEIRDRIRDDVNAYVGHVVTTEWKTMADDGDLTDRGTALLQRLREDVTDYEPRTDFEAQAYQPLVDQVTAADQARIARGDSTGATMPGVVWFGLLAGAVVTIGMVFALQIRRTPRELVLAGLFSALIAFLLFLIWDFDSPYNHGAADAAQPFLDLFPDARD from the coding sequence TTGCCGGAATGGCTTGTTCTCACCCTCGCGATGCTCGCCGCCTGCGGTGTGGTGGTGATCATCACCCTCGTGCGGCACCGGAGGGCCCCCGAGGACGAGGACCCCTCCGAGACCCCGGACGTCATCGAGTACATGACGATGTGGATCGGCGTCGTGTACGCCATCGTCCTGGGCCTGGCCATCGCGGGCGTCTGGGAGGGCCGCAGCGCCGCCCAGGACCACGTCCAGGCGGAGGCGGTGGCGCTGCACGAGATCTCGGAACGGGTCCGGGTCTATCCGCCCGAGATCCGCGACCGTATTCGGGACGATGTCAACGCCTATGTCGGACACGTCGTCACCACCGAGTGGAAGACCATGGCGGACGACGGCGACCTCACCGACCGCGGCACCGCGCTGCTCCAGCGCCTCCGCGAGGACGTCACCGACTACGAGCCGCGCACGGACTTCGAGGCGCAGGCCTACCAGCCGCTGGTCGACCAGGTGACGGCGGCCGACCAGGCGCGGATCGCCCGCGGCGACTCCACCGGCGCGACCATGCCGGGCGTGGTGTGGTTCGGGCTGCTGGCCGGGGCGGTGGTCACCATCGGCATGGTGTTCGCCCTGCAGATCCGGCGCACCCCACGGGAACTGGTGCTCGCCGGGCTGTTCTCCGCGCTGATCGCCTTCCTGCTCTTCCTTATCTGGGACTTCGACTCCCCGTACAACCACGGGGCCGCCGACGCGGCACAGCCGTTCCTCGATCTCTTCCCGGACGCGAGGGACTGA
- the lysX gene encoding bifunctional lysylphosphatidylglycerol synthetase/lysine--tRNA ligase LysX, with protein MTATVETARGKGATDSTRPPGHRVLGKVPQGFATFFGALGLFCVLLALIPPLRTALRPVVRALDQNIVPVSANLAYAVFLFLLAAATAARKKVAWWLVVVYLGLLVLSDLIGTVVGDYADSVPSLVVCALALALLIAARGEFYAESRRAAVRRALGVLVAGLAVGILIGWGLVELFPGTLPQGQRLAWAADRVCGGLVSGTSYDGRPPRSLSFVLGLFGALALLNAAATLFRSQRMEAALHGDEEERIRALLRAYGDQDSLGYFATRRDKAVVFSPSGKAAVTYRVEAGVCLAGGDPVGDREAWPHAIAAWQDLARRYAWAPAVMGASEAGATACARAGLGALQLGDEAVLRVQDFDLDGRDMRVTRQAVHRVRRTGAHCRVRRHATLGAAEMADITEKADAWRDTETERGFSMALDRLGDPADGDCLLVEALDEDGDLIALLSFVPWGRDGVSLDLMRRDRRRAPNGVMEFMVAELCAAAPKLGIRRISLNFAVFRSVFEEGARIGAGPVLRMWRRLLLFLSRWWQLEALYRSNAKYHPQWYPRFLCYGEAASLARIGLASGIAEGFVSVPSLRKLHRRGRPRHEPRPATTEGLPSLAALGLEGGDEAAAAAPDAGLPEQVRIRHRTLDRLRETGVDPYPVGIPGRTHALADIPPGQQVTVAGRVMLVRDFGGLVFAVLRDWSGDHQLALTRSGSGAALDRFTADCDMGDLISATGRAGVSDKGEPTVFVTSWQLIGKCLRPLPDKRRGLADPETKVRMRYLDLVSSPAARDTVRARSTAVQALRQGLLDRGYLEVETPVLQQIHGGANARPFTTHINAYDLDLYLRIAPELYLKRLCVGGVEKVFEMGRTFRNEGVDYKHNPEFTILEAYQAYADYDVMLDLVRDLIQGCARAAFGSEIARKDGEEYDISGRWPVKTVYGAISEALGEEIDPGTELLRLHRHCDRVGVPYTADDGHGDVVLEMYERLVEEKTRLPTFYKDFPTDVSPLTRQHRHDPRLAERWDLVAFGTELGTAYSELTDPVEQRRRLTAQSLLAAGGDPEAMELDEEFLDALEYAMPPTGGLGIGVDRLVMFLTGLTIRETLPFPLVRRR; from the coding sequence ATGACTGCCACCGTGGAGACCGCCCGGGGGAAGGGCGCCACGGACTCGACGAGGCCGCCCGGACACAGGGTCCTCGGCAAGGTCCCGCAAGGCTTCGCGACCTTCTTCGGCGCCCTCGGCCTGTTCTGCGTACTGCTGGCCCTCATCCCGCCGCTGCGCACCGCGCTCCGCCCCGTCGTCCGCGCCCTCGACCAGAACATCGTCCCCGTCAGCGCCAACCTGGCCTACGCCGTCTTCCTCTTCCTGCTCGCCGCCGCCACCGCCGCCCGCAAGAAGGTCGCCTGGTGGCTGGTCGTCGTCTACCTCGGCCTGCTCGTCCTCAGCGACCTCATCGGCACGGTCGTCGGCGACTACGCCGACTCCGTCCCCTCGCTCGTCGTGTGCGCGCTCGCCCTGGCGCTGCTGATCGCCGCCCGCGGGGAGTTCTACGCCGAGTCCCGCCGCGCCGCCGTCCGCCGCGCCCTCGGCGTCCTCGTCGCCGGACTTGCCGTCGGCATCCTCATCGGCTGGGGCCTGGTCGAGCTCTTCCCCGGCACCCTCCCGCAGGGCCAGCGGCTCGCCTGGGCCGCCGACCGGGTCTGCGGCGGCCTCGTCTCCGGCACCAGCTACGACGGCCGGCCGCCCCGCTCCCTGTCCTTCGTGCTCGGCCTGTTCGGCGCCCTCGCCCTCCTCAACGCCGCCGCGACCCTGTTCCGTTCGCAGCGCATGGAGGCCGCCCTGCACGGCGACGAGGAGGAACGCATCCGCGCCCTGCTTCGGGCCTACGGCGACCAGGACTCCCTCGGCTACTTCGCCACCCGCCGCGACAAGGCCGTCGTGTTCTCGCCCAGCGGCAAGGCCGCCGTCACCTACCGCGTCGAGGCCGGCGTCTGCCTCGCCGGCGGGGACCCGGTCGGCGACCGGGAGGCCTGGCCGCACGCCATCGCAGCCTGGCAGGACCTCGCCCGCCGCTACGCCTGGGCGCCCGCCGTCATGGGCGCCTCCGAGGCCGGCGCCACCGCCTGCGCCCGCGCCGGACTCGGCGCCCTCCAACTCGGCGACGAGGCGGTCCTGCGCGTCCAGGACTTCGACCTCGACGGCCGCGACATGCGCGTCACCCGGCAGGCCGTCCACCGCGTCCGGCGCACCGGCGCCCACTGCCGCGTCCGCCGCCATGCCACCCTCGGCGCCGCCGAGATGGCCGACATCACCGAGAAGGCCGACGCCTGGCGGGACACCGAGACCGAACGCGGCTTCTCCATGGCCCTGGACCGCCTCGGCGACCCCGCCGACGGCGACTGCCTCCTCGTGGAGGCCCTCGACGAGGACGGCGACCTGATCGCGCTGCTCTCCTTCGTGCCCTGGGGCCGCGACGGCGTCTCCCTCGACCTCATGCGCCGCGACCGCCGCCGCGCCCCCAACGGCGTCATGGAGTTCATGGTCGCCGAGCTGTGCGCGGCCGCCCCCAAGCTCGGCATCCGCAGGATCTCGCTGAACTTCGCCGTCTTCCGCTCCGTCTTCGAGGAGGGCGCCCGGATCGGCGCCGGGCCCGTGCTGCGGATGTGGCGGCGCCTGCTGCTGTTCCTCTCCCGCTGGTGGCAGCTGGAGGCGCTGTACCGCTCCAACGCCAAGTACCACCCCCAGTGGTACCCGCGCTTCCTCTGCTACGGCGAGGCCGCCTCCCTCGCCCGGATCGGCCTGGCCTCCGGTATCGCCGAGGGCTTCGTCTCCGTACCGTCGCTGCGCAAGCTGCACCGCAGGGGGCGCCCCCGGCACGAGCCCCGCCCGGCGACCACCGAAGGTCTGCCCTCGCTCGCGGCACTCGGCCTCGAAGGAGGGGACGAGGCCGCCGCGGCCGCGCCCGACGCCGGACTCCCCGAACAGGTCCGCATCCGGCACCGCACCCTCGACCGGCTGCGCGAGACGGGCGTCGACCCCTACCCCGTCGGCATCCCCGGGCGCACCCACGCCCTCGCCGACATCCCGCCCGGCCAGCAGGTCACCGTCGCCGGCCGGGTCATGCTCGTACGCGACTTCGGCGGACTCGTCTTCGCCGTGCTGCGCGACTGGTCCGGCGACCACCAACTCGCCCTCACCCGGTCCGGGTCCGGCGCCGCCCTCGACCGCTTCACCGCCGACTGCGACATGGGCGACCTGATCAGCGCCACCGGCCGGGCCGGCGTCAGCGACAAGGGCGAACCCACCGTCTTCGTCACCTCCTGGCAGCTGATCGGCAAGTGCCTGCGCCCGCTGCCCGACAAACGCCGCGGCCTCGCCGACCCCGAGACCAAGGTCCGGATGCGCTACCTCGACCTGGTCTCCAGCCCCGCCGCCCGCGACACCGTCCGCGCCCGCTCCACCGCCGTCCAGGCGCTGCGCCAGGGCCTGCTCGACCGCGGCTATCTGGAGGTCGAGACACCGGTCCTCCAGCAGATCCACGGCGGCGCCAACGCCCGCCCCTTCACCACCCACATCAACGCCTACGACCTCGACCTCTATCTGCGCATCGCGCCCGAGCTGTATCTGAAGCGGCTCTGCGTCGGCGGCGTCGAGAAGGTCTTCGAGATGGGCCGAACCTTCCGCAACGAGGGCGTCGACTACAAGCACAACCCCGAGTTCACGATCCTGGAGGCCTACCAGGCGTACGCCGACTACGACGTGATGCTCGACCTCGTCCGCGACCTCATCCAGGGCTGCGCCCGCGCCGCCTTCGGTTCGGAGATCGCCCGCAAGGACGGCGAGGAGTACGACATCTCCGGGCGCTGGCCGGTCAAGACGGTGTACGGCGCGATCTCCGAGGCGCTCGGCGAGGAGATCGACCCCGGCACCGAACTGCTCCGGCTGCACCGGCACTGCGACCGCGTCGGCGTGCCCTACACCGCCGACGACGGCCACGGCGACGTCGTCCTGGAGATGTACGAACGGCTGGTCGAGGAGAAGACGCGGCTGCCCACCTTCTACAAGGACTTCCCGACCGACGTCTCCCCGCTCACCCGCCAGCACCGCCACGACCCCCGGCTCGCCGAACGCTGGGACCTCGTCGCCTTCGGCACCGAGCTCGGCACCGCCTACTCCGAACTCACCGACCCCGTCGAACAGCGCCGGCGCCTCACCGCCCAGTCGCTCCTCGCCGCCGGCGGCGACCCCGAGGCGATGGAGCTGGACGAGGAGTTCCTCGACGCCCTGGAGTACGCCATGCCGCCCACCGGAGGGCTCGGCATCGGCGTGGACCGGCTCGTCATGTTCCTCACCGGCCTCACGATCCGCGAGACCCTGCCCTTCCCGCTCGTCCGCCGCCGCTGA
- a CDS encoding SCO0930 family lipoprotein yields MKTSWRSASLAVSAVALLALTTACGQETTPPASQNVGATAATGGGYGSAGTGLGGADAGAPGQEGIGAQTSTAGELSVSTNAELGKVLTDSGGLTLYRFDKDTADPAKSNCDGECAKKWPPVPADDVEAGAGIDKALLGSVTRSDGTKQLTVDGWPAYRFAKDINAGDVNGQGVGGTWYALAPDGKKAQGGAGAQTSDLPGLSTRKDPKLGEIVIDGNGHTVYRFMKDSPWPMKTACTGECLQKWPVIKPVDAKDTKGIDLKGSGPRGQGYVVFDRPDGIRQQTIDCVPIYTFAGDKKPGDTNGQGVGGTWFAIRPDGKPVGASEK; encoded by the coding sequence ATGAAGACCTCGTGGCGGAGCGCCTCGCTCGCGGTGAGCGCCGTGGCGCTGCTGGCGCTGACGACGGCATGCGGCCAGGAGACCACCCCGCCGGCGAGTCAGAACGTGGGAGCCACGGCCGCCACGGGCGGCGGTTACGGTTCCGCGGGCACCGGTCTCGGCGGTGCCGACGCCGGCGCGCCCGGCCAGGAGGGCATCGGCGCGCAGACCTCCACCGCCGGTGAACTGTCCGTGTCCACCAACGCCGAGCTCGGCAAGGTGCTGACCGACAGCGGCGGTCTGACCCTCTACCGGTTCGACAAGGACACGGCCGACCCGGCCAAGTCCAACTGTGACGGCGAGTGCGCCAAGAAGTGGCCCCCGGTCCCCGCCGACGACGTCGAGGCCGGCGCCGGTATCGACAAGGCCCTCCTCGGCTCGGTCACCCGGTCCGACGGCACCAAGCAGCTCACCGTCGACGGCTGGCCGGCCTACCGCTTCGCCAAGGACATCAACGCCGGTGACGTCAACGGCCAGGGCGTCGGCGGCACCTGGTACGCGCTCGCCCCCGACGGCAAGAAGGCCCAGGGCGGCGCCGGTGCGCAGACCAGCGATCTGCCGGGCCTGTCCACCCGCAAGGACCCCAAGCTCGGTGAGATCGTCATCGACGGCAACGGGCACACGGTCTACCGCTTCATGAAGGACTCGCCCTGGCCGATGAAGACGGCCTGCACCGGCGAGTGCCTGCAGAAGTGGCCGGTCATCAAGCCGGTGGACGCCAAGGACACCAAGGGCATCGACCTGAAGGGCTCCGGTCCGCGCGGCCAGGGCTACGTGGTCTTCGACCGGCCCGACGGGATCAGGCAGCAGACCATCGACTGCGTGCCGATCTACACCTTCGCCGGTGACAAGAAGCCCGGCGACACCAACGGTCAGGGCGTCGGCGGCACCTGGTTCGCCATCCGCCCCGACGGCAAGCCGGTCGGCGCGTCGGAGAAGTGA
- a CDS encoding polysaccharide deacetylase family protein produces MTKDQLPPRLLTRRRLLFAGAAAVSAAGTAGVLATVAGDGDPVRAAAPAAGPQAHPARKPNSYRLQPLTGYGAPQSAPHRPLVRSAPLLRMPARGRTMLLTFDDGPDPRYTPHILDTVRAYDVRATFFVCGEMADYNKDLVARMADEGHVVGNHTWSHPLLTRLGRRRMRAEMERTSDVVEEACGERPAWFRAPYGAWNRTAFQLGADLGMEPLAWTVDTLDWTEPGTRRIVHRVRDGAAPGVVVLSHDAGGDRSQSVAALRAYLPELLDAGYHPTVPDRRLV; encoded by the coding sequence ATGACGAAGGATCAGCTGCCCCCGCGTCTGCTCACCCGCCGCCGTCTGCTGTTCGCCGGCGCCGCCGCCGTCTCGGCCGCCGGCACCGCCGGAGTCCTCGCGACCGTCGCGGGCGACGGCGACCCCGTCCGGGCCGCCGCCCCGGCCGCCGGCCCCCAGGCGCACCCCGCCCGGAAGCCGAACTCCTACCGCCTCCAGCCCCTCACCGGCTACGGCGCACCCCAATCCGCGCCCCACCGGCCCCTGGTACGGAGCGCGCCGCTGCTGCGGATGCCGGCCCGCGGCCGCACCATGCTGCTGACCTTCGACGACGGCCCCGACCCCCGCTACACCCCGCACATCCTGGACACCGTGCGCGCCTACGACGTCCGGGCCACGTTCTTCGTGTGCGGCGAGATGGCCGACTACAACAAGGACCTCGTGGCCCGCATGGCCGACGAGGGCCACGTCGTCGGCAACCACACCTGGTCGCACCCCCTGCTCACCCGGCTCGGCCGCCGCCGGATGCGCGCGGAGATGGAGCGCACCAGCGACGTCGTCGAAGAGGCCTGCGGCGAGCGCCCCGCCTGGTTCCGCGCCCCCTACGGCGCCTGGAACCGCACCGCCTTCCAGCTCGGCGCCGACCTGGGCATGGAGCCGCTGGCGTGGACCGTGGACACCCTCGACTGGACCGAGCCTGGCACCCGCCGGATCGTCCACCGGGTCCGGGACGGCGCCGCCCCCGGCGTCGTGGTGCTCTCGCACGACGCCGGGGGCGACCGTTCGCAGAGCGTCGCCGCCCTGCGCGCCTATCTGCCGGAACTGCTGGACGCCGGGTACCACCCGACCGTCCCCGACCGGCGGCTCGTATGA
- a CDS encoding class F sortase produces MSGSEQQEEEERRRTRAPWGVIALVLLTGLALIRNGSGEFDVGPPQPASAAAADSRLPGRLAQSVKPLPYAMPNQVRIPGIRVDAPIIPVGLDADGWVAAPPPEDPNLAGWFTGSVTPGEKGTAVVVGHVDNTRGPAVFYGLGSLEKGKRVEVVREDGKTAVFQIYGIEVFEKNDFPGDRVYASKGTAELRVITCGGGFSKQTGYDGNVVVFAGLVGVR; encoded by the coding sequence ATGTCTGGGTCCGAGCAGCAGGAAGAGGAGGAGCGGCGCAGGACGCGCGCGCCGTGGGGCGTGATAGCGCTGGTGCTGCTGACCGGTCTCGCGCTGATCCGCAACGGGTCCGGCGAGTTCGACGTCGGCCCGCCCCAGCCGGCCTCGGCGGCGGCGGCCGACAGCCGGCTGCCCGGCCGGCTCGCGCAGTCCGTGAAGCCGCTGCCGTACGCCATGCCGAACCAGGTGCGGATCCCGGGCATCCGGGTGGACGCGCCGATCATCCCGGTCGGCCTGGACGCGGACGGCTGGGTCGCCGCTCCCCCGCCGGAGGACCCGAACCTGGCGGGCTGGTTCACCGGTTCCGTGACGCCGGGCGAGAAGGGCACCGCCGTCGTCGTCGGCCATGTCGACAACACGCGGGGGCCCGCGGTGTTCTACGGGCTGGGTTCGCTGGAGAAGGGCAAGCGCGTCGAGGTCGTCCGCGAGGACGGCAAGACGGCCGTGTTCCAGATCTACGGCATCGAGGTGTTCGAGAAGAACGACTTCCCGGGCGACCGGGTGTACGCCTCGAAGGGCACGGCCGAGCTGCGGGTCATCACCTGCGGCGGCGGCTTCTCCAAGCAGACCGGCTACGACGGGAACGTGGTCGTCTTCGCCGGCCTGGTCGGGGTCCGCTGA
- a CDS encoding MarR family winged helix-turn-helix transcriptional regulator translates to MNDTGKPLPPDELGRRLTEVFDLVGPLYRLTQRKVEQGEAVEGLSVTVRAVLDLLHKRGPLTVPSMGRALAVSRQFVQRTVNEAAAQGLVESTPNPAHQRSSLIRLTDTGREAITAVLAREHRALRETGGELTDAEVTGCVRVLGELLRLMERADGG, encoded by the coding sequence GTGAACGACACCGGCAAGCCCCTTCCCCCCGACGAGCTGGGCCGCCGGCTCACCGAGGTCTTCGACCTGGTGGGCCCGCTGTACCGGCTGACCCAGCGCAAGGTCGAGCAGGGCGAGGCCGTCGAGGGCCTGTCCGTCACGGTCCGGGCGGTCCTGGACCTGCTGCACAAACGGGGGCCGCTGACGGTCCCCTCGATGGGCCGCGCCCTGGCGGTGAGCCGCCAGTTCGTGCAGCGCACCGTGAACGAGGCGGCCGCGCAGGGGCTGGTGGAGAGCACCCCCAACCCGGCCCACCAGCGCTCCTCGCTCATCCGGCTCACCGACACCGGCCGCGAGGCGATCACGGCCGTGCTCGCGCGCGAGCACCGGGCGCTGCGCGAGACCGGCGGCGAACTGACCGACGCCGAGGTGACGGGGTGCGTACGGGTCCTCGGCGAGCTGCTGCGGCTGATGGAGCGCGCCGACGGCGGCTGA
- a CDS encoding universal stress protein: MTEQHAQQFERGTDGPKVIVVGVDGSESSLRAAAYAAGLARRQGALLALVYVQPVVTAGVALGAPVAETTDEIAEELIAYLREQTERVKGIFDLRWEFHTFRGDPYGGLVKAADELKADAVVVGASEQAGHRIVGSVAVRLVKAGRWPVTVVP; this comes from the coding sequence GTGACGGAACAGCACGCGCAGCAATTCGAGCGGGGCACCGACGGTCCCAAGGTCATCGTGGTCGGCGTGGACGGCTCGGAGTCGTCGCTGCGTGCTGCGGCCTACGCGGCCGGGCTGGCCCGGCGGCAAGGGGCGCTGCTGGCCCTGGTGTACGTGCAGCCGGTGGTGACGGCGGGGGTCGCGCTCGGGGCGCCGGTCGCGGAGACGACGGACGAGATCGCCGAGGAGCTGATCGCCTATCTGCGGGAGCAGACCGAGCGGGTGAAGGGGATATTCGATCTGCGCTGGGAGTTCCACACGTTCCGCGGGGACCCGTACGGCGGCCTGGTGAAGGCGGCGGACGAACTCAAGGCGGACGCCGTGGTGGTGGGCGCCTCGGAGCAGGCCGGGCACCGGATCGTCGGCTCGGTGGCGGTACGGCTGGTCAAGGCCGGGCGCTGGCCGGTGACCGTGGTGCCGTAG
- a CDS encoding CapA family protein, which translates to MIARSRLVAIAVTAVLAAGAACQAHNREVAGRPGPSAGPRGFTLVATGDVLPHTSVIDRARFDAGGKGYDFRPMLAGVKPLVSAADLALCHMETVYGENGEYTGYPLFKSPPEVARALATTGYDGCSTASNHSLDDGAAGILRTLNALDEAKVKHAGTARSEGESRTATVFRAGPARVAHLSYTYGVNDLPLPPGQPWAVNLIDKEKVVADARAARKAGADVVVVSLHWGTEWQDAPDEEQLTLARDLTAARTGDRPDIDLILGTHAHVPQAYEKVNGTWVVYGMGDQIAGPMYNDQGVQDPRGNESTLGRFTFEPPEEKGGRWEVAKAEFLPQLFDVDAGRTVDLNRAVAGGADLRGVRDRIRDVVLSRGAAEDGLEMGK; encoded by the coding sequence ATGATCGCACGCAGTCGGCTTGTGGCCATCGCTGTCACAGCCGTCCTCGCCGCAGGCGCCGCCTGCCAGGCCCACAACCGCGAGGTCGCGGGCCGACCGGGCCCCTCCGCCGGTCCCCGCGGCTTCACACTCGTCGCCACCGGCGACGTGCTGCCGCACACGTCCGTCATCGACCGCGCGCGCTTCGACGCCGGAGGCAAGGGGTACGACTTCCGTCCGATGCTCGCCGGGGTGAAGCCCCTCGTCTCCGCCGCCGACCTGGCGCTGTGTCATATGGAGACCGTCTACGGCGAGAACGGCGAGTACACCGGCTACCCCCTGTTCAAGTCGCCGCCGGAGGTCGCCCGCGCTCTCGCCACCACCGGCTACGACGGCTGCTCCACGGCCTCCAACCACAGCCTGGACGACGGCGCGGCCGGCATCCTGCGCACACTGAACGCCCTCGACGAGGCGAAGGTGAAGCACGCCGGCACCGCCCGCTCCGAGGGCGAGTCCCGCACCGCGACCGTGTTCCGGGCAGGACCGGCCCGGGTCGCGCATCTGTCGTACACCTACGGGGTGAACGATCTGCCGCTGCCGCCCGGCCAGCCCTGGGCGGTGAACCTGATCGACAAGGAGAAGGTCGTCGCGGACGCCCGCGCCGCCCGCAAGGCCGGCGCCGACGTCGTCGTGGTGTCCCTGCACTGGGGCACCGAGTGGCAGGACGCCCCAGACGAGGAGCAGCTGACCCTCGCCCGCGACCTCACCGCCGCGCGCACCGGCGACCGCCCCGACATCGACCTGATCCTCGGCACCCACGCCCATGTCCCACAGGCCTACGAGAAGGTCAACGGTACCTGGGTGGTCTACGGCATGGGCGACCAGATCGCCGGCCCGATGTACAACGACCAGGGTGTGCAGGACCCGCGCGGCAACGAGTCCACGCTCGGCCGCTTCACCTTCGAGCCGCCCGAGGAGAAGGGCGGCCGCTGGGAGGTGGCGAAGGCGGAGTTCCTCCCGCAGCTCTTCGACGTCGACGCCGGCCGCACGGTCGACCTCAACCGGGCCGTCGCGGGCGGCGCGGACCTGCGGGGGGTGCGCGACCGCATCCGGGACGTCGTCCTCAGCCGGGGCGCGGCGGAGGACGGCCTGGAGATGGGGAAGTAG
- a CDS encoding alpha/beta fold hydrolase — MTAAVEPSFFPSADGDLAHLDTGSGDPVVLIHPGYVDHRAFADQIPALAAHHRVIAPDVRGHGLSANATKPFRWADDLAALLRHLGTGPAVLVGVSMGGVVAIDTALEHPDLVRAVVTCGAATGDFTYTDPWTRGIQAEYARTLGAGDIEGWLTAFLRVLPGEHRDAADVDPEIARRLREMALHTISKHTPDEKDRLVPVTGSWARLPKLDVPLLALNGSLEPADMLDAAERLARAVPHGRTATVDGVGHYLNMEKPDDFNAIVLDFLRTL, encoded by the coding sequence ATGACAGCTGCTGTGGAACCCAGCTTCTTCCCCTCGGCCGACGGCGACCTCGCCCACCTCGACACCGGCTCCGGCGACCCCGTCGTCCTGATCCACCCCGGATACGTCGACCACCGCGCCTTCGCCGATCAGATACCGGCGCTCGCCGCCCACCACCGGGTGATCGCCCCCGACGTACGCGGCCACGGACTCTCCGCCAATGCCACCAAGCCCTTCCGCTGGGCCGACGACCTCGCCGCCCTGCTGCGCCACCTCGGCACCGGCCCCGCGGTCCTCGTCGGCGTCTCCATGGGCGGCGTCGTCGCCATCGACACCGCGCTGGAACACCCGGACCTGGTCCGGGCGGTGGTCACCTGCGGCGCCGCCACCGGCGACTTCACCTACACGGACCCGTGGACGCGGGGCATCCAGGCCGAGTACGCGCGCACCCTCGGCGCCGGCGACATCGAGGGCTGGCTGACCGCCTTCCTGCGGGTGCTCCCCGGCGAACACCGCGACGCCGCCGACGTCGACCCCGAGATCGCCCGGCGGCTGCGCGAGATGGCCCTGCACACGATCTCCAAGCACACCCCGGACGAGAAGGACCGGCTCGTCCCGGTCACCGGCTCCTGGGCCCGGCTGCCCAAGCTCGACGTCCCGCTCCTGGCCCTCAACGGCTCCCTGGAACCCGCCGACATGCTCGACGCCGCCGAACGGCTCGCACGGGCCGTCCCGCACGGCCGCACCGCCACCGTCGACGGCGTCGGCCACTACCTCAACATGGAGAAGCCGGACGACTTCAACGCGATCGTCCTCGACTTCCTGCGCACCCTCTGA
- a CDS encoding sigma-70 family RNA polymerase sigma factor — translation MTAGMTLTNRTTAEHELAALQREHGRPLFALLLRLCDGDRQRAEDLVQETLVRAWQHPEALRADDFDSVRPWLMTVARRLAIDARRARQARPAEVGDAVLENARVMSDHAERAAEVLDVREAVKTLTREHRDVLVLVYFQGASVAEAAQTLGIPPGTVKSRAYYALRALRRVLPGYAPDLR, via the coding sequence ATGACGGCCGGAATGACCCTCACGAACAGGACGACCGCCGAGCACGAGCTCGCCGCACTGCAGCGGGAGCACGGCCGGCCCCTCTTCGCGCTCCTCCTCCGGCTCTGCGACGGAGACCGGCAGCGCGCCGAGGATCTGGTGCAGGAGACGCTGGTGCGCGCCTGGCAGCATCCCGAGGCCCTGCGCGCCGACGACTTCGACTCCGTCCGCCCGTGGCTGATGACCGTCGCCCGGCGGCTCGCCATCGACGCGCGACGGGCGCGGCAGGCGCGGCCGGCCGAGGTCGGCGACGCGGTCCTGGAGAACGCCCGCGTCATGTCCGACCACGCCGAGCGGGCCGCCGAGGTGCTCGACGTCCGCGAGGCTGTGAAGACTCTCACTCGCGAGCACCGTGACGTCCTGGTGCTCGTGTACTTCCAGGGGGCGAGTGTGGCGGAAGCGGCGCAAACCCTCGGGATTCCGCCCGGTACGGTGAAGTCGCGCGCCTACTACGCGCTCCGCGCCCTGCGCAGGGTGCTTCCGGGATACGCGCCCGACCTGCGGTGA